One Phaseolus vulgaris cultivar G19833 chromosome 4, P. vulgaris v2.0, whole genome shotgun sequence DNA window includes the following coding sequences:
- the LOC137838782 gene encoding uncharacterized protein: protein MVRDIRKVCNLKEWGNDFKDRCRSEVGDGKEIRFWKDKWVDNVALMHKFPRLFSISLDIGRTLSQVGVWSNNSWSWELSWRRNLFVWETSLIDLLLQVLNNKRLTREGKNTTDKWIWRDVVSTDFSVKATYNILLREEAVGSGEPFAEFWTLKSLPSSHFTAWRVSCNVISTKDNLLRRGIPMACFRCPLCGVEEVTVRHLFFECRVSWRIWGMCLEWLGSSLALHCDIQMHFKMFKPIGLKHAIIRCWGAFR from the coding sequence ATGGTGAGGGACATTCGGAAAGTTTGTAATTTAAAGGAGTGGGGCAATGACTTTAAAGACAGATGTAGGTCGGAAGTAGGGGATGGAAAAGAAATTAGGTTTTGGAAGGATAAGTGGGTGGACAATGTTGCTTTAATGCATAAATTCCCTAGACTTTTTTCGATATCCTTAGATATTGGTCGCACTCTATCACAAGTTGGGGTTTGGAGTAATAATAGTTGGTCGTGGGAATTGAGTTGGAGAAGGAATCTCTTTGTGTGGGAAACTAGTCTGATTGATCTCTTATTGCAAGTGTTGAATAACAAGAGGTTAACAAGAGAGGGTAAAAATACGACCGATAAATGGATTTGGAGGGATGTAGTTTCTACGGACTTCTCTGTGAAGGCAACCTATAATATTCTCTTGAGGGAGGAGGCTGTAGGGTCTGGGGAGCCTTTTGCAGAGTTCTGGACATTAAAAAGTCTACCATCTTCACATTTCACAGCTTGGAGGGTGTCATGTAATGTGATATCCACTAAGGACAATCTCTTGAGACGTGGTATACCTATGGCGTGTTTTCGTTGTCCCCTTTGTGGGGTGGAAGAAGTGACGGTAAGGCATCTATTTTTTGAGTGCAGGGTCTCTTGGAGAATTTGGGGAATGTGTCTTGAGTGGTTGGGATCTTCTTTGGCTCTACATTGTGATATACAAATGCATTTTAAGATGTTTAAACCTATAGGTTTGAAACATGCTATTATTAGGTGCTGGGGGGCATTTAGGTAG